From the genome of Brassica oleracea var. oleracea cultivar TO1000 chromosome C4, BOL, whole genome shotgun sequence:
ATATATATATATATATATATATATATATTATGTATTCAACTTAAGCCCACGATACTGTTCTAAATTTAGTCATTTAGGGTTGTATAAATTGTTTAAGAATTTGTCGAGCATAAAATGTTTTCAACATTAATTGAAATTTAAAGAGAAAAATTCATTAATTAAAGTTATCTTATACTCCCTTGAATGGTTAAAAAGTTGTATCTTACCTATTTAACAAAACTGAGCATCACATGAATCGAGAGTCTCCGTATCCATACTCTTCAACCGTCGTTGAGAACATAACTTGTTTTTCCCTATTTACGCATAGCATATTTTTGTAAGTTTGAAGTCTATTCTTTAAGCCAAAAATAAAAGTTTGTAGTCTCTTCTTCTCTTCAAATATATTTTTTGTTCAACCTCTTTTGATTTTTCTGTGATGGCTTTTCATCTCGTTCTTCTTCGGTTCCAATCTGGAGGAGCTGAAATGGTGTTCCCAACTTCTTGACCATGATTTCAGCCGTGAACAGCTTTGGTTCGAGGAAGAAGCTCATCCCGTGAAGATGTTGTAACAGTGATTCCTATGCAAAGAAAATAAAAACTAAAAGGAATTCAAAACTGCACAGCTGAAAAATAATTAAATGTTTATAATTAAACTTTATCACTTATTCATTTGCTAAACGATCATAATATGAAGTTGATAGAAAAAACGATCATAATATGAAGCCGCTTGCACCACCAACCAATGTCTGGGAATTTATGAAAGCCATCTATAAGTCCCTTCGGTTAAAACAATTTTTCTCTTTTTTTTTCATTTTGCAGAGAAGAAATAAACTATTTTGCTTTAGTTATTTTTATTTTTAATAATTTTTAAACATGCCACATGTCAAAATATTATTGGTATAGTGACTTGTGCTTTAGTATATAAGAGATATATATTAATATATATATTATATATTCAACGTGATACAGTTCCAAATTTAGTCATTTAGGGTTGTACAAATTGTTTAAGAATTTGTCGAGCATAAAATGTTTTCAACATTAATTGAAATTTAAAGAGAAAAATTCATTAGTTAAAGTTATCTTATACTCCCTTGAATGGTTAAAAAGTTGTATCTTACCTATTTAACAAAACTGAGCATCACGTGAATCGAGAGTCTCCGTATCCATACTCTTCAACCGTCGTTGAGAACATAACTTGTTTTTCCCTATTTACGCATAGCATATTTTTGTAAGTTTGAAGTCTATTCTTTAAGCCAAAAATAAAAGTTTGTAGTCTCTTCTTCTCTTCAAATATATTTTTTGTTCAACCTCTTTTGATTTTTCTGTGATGGTCATACCTTTTCATCTCGTTCTTCTTCGGTTCCAATCTGGAGGAGCTGAAATGGTGTTCCCAACTTCTTGACCATGATTTCAGCCGTGAACAGCTTTGGTTCGAGGAAGAAGCTCATCCCGTGAAGATGTTGTAATAGTGATTCCTATGCAAAGAAAATAAAAAACTAAAAGGAATTCAAAACTGCACAACTGAAAAATAATTAAATGTTTATAATTAAACTTTATCACTTATTCATTTGCTAAACGATCATAATATGAAGTTGATAGAAAAAACGATCATAAGATGAAGCCGCTTGCACCACCAACCAATGTCTGGGAATTTATGAAAGCCATCTATAAGTCCCTTAATCTTTTCCAAAATCATTTTGCACACAATATCGATCGTTACTCCAACTTCTAAAAGTTTACAACCACCATCAGATTTGTCTTTTGAAAGAGAAAAGAAGACTTGAGATAAGAAAAAAGAAAGAAGATTTACACCAAAAAAAAAGAAATGATGTCATCGATACCAAAATCAGTTTGTAGAGGAGACAAAAGCATCGGTTACTTTGTGCAAGAACTTTAACTGTTTAAATAATTTTATAAATGGATCTGTTGTAAAAGTGATTTTAGCGTTCATTTATTTGAGATGATGTAGGAAGAGGTGGAGATCATTGATGTTACGGTCGAGGCGGTTAAAACAATTTTTCTCTTTTTTTTTTAATTTTACAGAGAAAAAATAAACTGTTTTGCTTGTATTTTTATTTTTAATAATTTTTAAACATGCCATATGTCAAAATATTATTGGTATAGTGACTTGTGCTGTATATAAGAGATACATATAAAATACCAAAAAAAGAAATACATAACGCCTACGATTTATACTAAACCACTGATTAATTAGTGTACTATCTTGTAATCTGTATGCTTCATTTCCGTATGCTCCATTTGTGTATGCTCTAAGTTAAACCCTTTCTGGTGTCAGTTTTGGGTTTCTGTCTTTCTTAGTTTTGTAACTTTTTTACCTTTGTGTTTTGCATTCAAGAGGTTGTTGTTGTATCAGTTGATGATTCTACTAATCCTTCACTCAAAAGACGCATTGCGGCTCCTCTAGTGAACTTCCTCGCAAAGAGAAAGCAAGGGACGGGTTTTGAATTAGCCCGGCACCATTCTGTTCGATACTCTGTTTCATAGTATACATGGTTGATTTTCTTTATTTCTTCTATCTCCTTTGCTCCGGAGTTGTCAGATGTGAAAGTGAGAGGATGCCAAGATTTGGCTTCAGCTTTTTTGGCTAATAGGTTCCATGTTGTGTATGTCACTGTTCTCCGTTCCATTTCACTTTTCAAGCCACGCATCTGAAAGAGATCAAGAGTTTAGGATACACAACATTCAATGTGGAAACCTGAAAGAGAGAGTTTAATAAATGTTGTTTGTGCTTACTGTAAGTAGAGTTTGAACGTAGTGTTCATCAGGGATGCAGTTGTGACGTCTGTGTTTCTGTTTCCGCATTCACAGCAATGTAGGAAACATATTATGAAAAATGCCGCTATATACTGAGAAAGAACGAGATATCTGTGGGAAATAACACTCATAATCTAGAAACTAGGAGAGATTAAGACCAAACAGACGATTCTCTAATTGTTCATTGCTATTAACAGAGACAACTTGTTTGTGGATTCATATAAAGTGATCTAGAGGCAGTAGAGGGCATTAAGAAAAATAGTGAAGGACAACTTACAAGATATAGCCATTTGTTACTGGGATCCAGAGGTAGAGATCGCTGGAAAAGATAAGAAATAAACAACTAATCAGTTAATTTCTTCAAGAAAACAGCAGAACTGAAACAATTTTACAAACATTTGATACTCTTGAGGTTTCCCTAAGAGTATAGCCCAAAAGAAATGTACAAAGCTGATGCTCTCCTCATCACAAGTGAAGACACCAAAAACCTTGACTTTTACCTTGCAAAATTTCTGAAAAACTGGGAACACAGTATCGTCGTTAACAATGACCTCTGCATGGCTTCTGATCAATGATATCCACTGCAATAAACCAAAAATGTATATAAGAAAATGATTTATAAAAAACTGCAACAGAAAATCTTCTCAAGAAACTCAAACTTTAAAAATCTTGCACAGGAAACAATTCAGCAAAAGTTCATTTCAAAATTCAAATAATAAAGTTTATCAAATCAACAAGAGATGCAAACAAAAACAAAAAAATCAACAAAGAGATCAAGAATATAACCTGAGATCCTTTTCGCCATTTCTCTTTGGGTATGACAGGAAACATTTTCATGGTGTAGCGCTGATCTTTAGTATCAAGGAAACTACAAAAGAGTTGATGATCAACATCTAGATTACTCCTCTTATAATACAATAGAGGGCTCGAGCAACTACATCTATCATCATTTAGCATAACGAAACTGACCATTACCTACCTATCTACAAAGCTTTTCGGCGAAGACATTAGATATGTGTATATGTAACCAAAGTCGTATAAAGGAACACAGCTGCATCACATAAGAGTATTACATTGTCAAGCATTTATAATACAAGAAAACAATCGATCAATCAAGGTCTAAGTCTTGAAGCAACAAACCTATCAGATAAAAGAACAAATCTTTGATTAGAAGGCTCTTCCAAGGCGGAAGCAAGCAACAATCTCTCTGCTGCAATCATGCTTGCTTCTCCCCATACCACCTGCAAGTGAAGTCTCAGTTCATCCATCAAAATAAGAATGATTCAGAGTCTTGATCTGATGCATAAAAAAAAACCTCACCTCGATGCTATTCTTCAACTGGCGATTGTGGAAGAAGTGTGATCGAGTGGTGCCTTCATCGAATACGAAACCAGGTGTTGAATGAACATAGATTGACAAGTTCCTCTCATCTCCACCCTGCCAAAAATCACAACAAGAAATGATCAGTGATTCTCCGATTCAGAGGGGAATGGATAACCATCGTACCTTGAAGAATCTGTCCCATAGGAAATCGAGAGGCAGGTCATGTCGAGCGAGGAAAAGGAACGCGATCTTCGGACGGTCGCCGGAGTATTTGTGGAGCGGGATTCTGGATCTCGCGGCTGATAGCGACGGAACGGGACGAGACTGACGGTGGTAGATACTGAAGAGAGCTAGTACGCATAGAGAGGCAGAGAGAGCAGTGATTAGCTTCCATCGAAACGACACGACGCCGCGACGTGACGTGTGAAGCTGCGGCGGCGATCTCCGCGCCATAGTAACTCGAGATCACTCACCTCCACCGATTTGCTTTCAAATCCCTGTTAGGGTTTTTGAAATCGAGATTTGAGGAGCAAAGGAGATGAAGGCCAAGTGACTCAAGGGGGAGACGTTGAATCTCATGAAAACGACATCGTGTCTCTGTCCACGTGGTGAGATTTATGGGACCTTCCTTGTAACCGGCGTTTAGGTAACATTCGAAATGCAATTAAAAGGTCATTAAATTGTTGTTTAATAGGGTGTGATTTTTTTTATGTACGTTATTTCTTGCATCAAATGCGGGTAAGCATCCTTTGTTTTGGTATGATTCCTCGCAACACACTATTTTCATTTCCTTTGCACTTTGGGAAAATGGATATTTTATTCCACAACTAGTTGTTTACTATGCAAAATTTGTGTTTGAATTAGTTAACATATAAACTAGACCCTGAGCGCGGGTATGAATTTTCGGTTTTTGGTTATTTATTTAACTAAATGAAGTATTTGTAATATTTGATGTATTATATTCACCAAGTAAATAATTTTTTTGGCATCTTAAACCATCTATTTATGATGAATATTCGATATCATATACAAAATTGAACAAATAGACGTAATTAGAGAATTGTACACGATATATAAAAACAATGGTTATTAATGTAAAATATGAAGAAATATTATATCATGACTTAGTATGACATAAAAGATTATAAATTAGTTATACATGTTTACAGAAAATAAAATGATTTTTAAACTTCTAAGAAAAATTTAACATATAAAAAGGATGATGAATTAGTCATCAAACTGTAAATAATTACATAATTTTGTTAATAATAAATTATTTATAGTCTTTGTTTTTCGTCAAGATAATTATTAAATNNNNNNNNNNNNNNNNNNNNNNNNNNNNNNNNNNNNNNNNNNNNNNNNNNNNNNNNNNNNNNNNNNNNNNNNNNNNNNNNNNNNNNNNNNNNNNNNNNNNNNNNNNNNNNNNNNNNNNNNNNNNNNNNNNNNNNNNNNNNNNNNNNNNNNNNNNNNNNNNNNNNNNNNNNNNNNNNNNNNNNAGGCAATTGGTTGGAATCTCTATATCTTTATATTCTTATAAATTTTAAATTTATTGTTTCATCTTCTGCAAGCAAATCAATTACCGAAGTAATAGATCAATTGGTCGGAATCAAATATATTCTTATAATTAGTGTATTTATGGTTAAAGTTTCTATATTTAATAGGTACATTAAAGATACGACATTAAAGATATTTTGTTTTGATTAATAGAAGATATTGGATTTTGAGTTTGTATTTATTTATTTGTTTTTTTATAAAGCTTAGAAAATCAGTGGGATGATTGGTTGGTTGATACATCCTATAAAGAAAACGAAAANNNNNNNNNNNNNNNNNNNNNNNNNNNNNNNNNNNNNNNNNNNNNNNNNNNNNNNNNNNNNNNNNNNNNNNNNNNNNNNNNNNNNNNNNNNNNNNNNNNNNNNNNNNNNNNNNNNNNNNNNNNNNNNNNNNNNNNNNNNNNNNNNNNNNNNNNNNNNNNNNNNNNNNNNNNNNNNNNNNNNNNNNNNNNNNNNNNNNNNNNNNNNNNNNNNNNNNNNNNNNNNNNNNNNNNNNNNNNNNNNNNNNNNNNNNNNNNNNNNNNNNNNNNNNNNNNNNNNNNNNNNNNNNTTAAATTTGATTAAGGAAAACTCATTAATTTAACTGGAAAATACAAGAATTAAAATAGGTAGTTTAATTTAATTCTCAGTGGTATGGAAGTGTCAATAAGTTAGAAAACTTATGGGTATTTTTTAATGGGTACTTCTCTTTTAATAATATAGATGAGATTTTTTTTAACAACGAAATGTTATTCTATCACTCAAAATTGAGGTGGTTTAGGTAACCAGACCAGA
Proteins encoded in this window:
- the LOC106337545 gene encoding uncharacterized protein LOC106337545, with the protein product MARRSPPQLHTSRRGVVSFRWKLITALSASLCVLALFSIYHRQSRPVPSLSAARSRIPLHKYSGDRPKIAFLFLARHDLPLDFLWDRFFKGGDERNLSIYVHSTPGFVFDEGTTRSHFFHNRQLKNSIEVVWGEASMIAAERLLLASALEEPSNQRFVLLSDSCVPLYDFGYIYTYLMSSPKSFVDSFLDTKDQRYTMKMFPVIPKEKWRKGSQWISLIRSHAEVIVNDDTVFPVFQKFCKRSLPLDPSNKWLYLKHRRHNCIPDEHYVQTLLTMRGLKSEMERRTVTYTTWNLLAKKAEAKSWHPLTFTSDNSGAKEIEEIKKINHVYYETEYRTEWCRANSKPVPCFLFARKFTRGAAMRLLSEGLVESSTDTTTTS